A region of Mycteria americana isolate JAX WOST 10 ecotype Jacksonville Zoo and Gardens chromosome 11, USCA_MyAme_1.0, whole genome shotgun sequence DNA encodes the following proteins:
- the CHST13 gene encoding carbohydrate sulfotransferase 13, whose amino-acid sequence MRRSRAPRLALAAGLGSFLLVVFYFQSSLSPAAEDGVLRSTWQGKAGRSPLQALYESDQFEQSSLQVVHQQRRELLSNICNRYTRKRRLLRPDDLRHLVVDDTHGLLYCYVPKVACTNWKRVMMVLTGQGKYRDPLEIPANEAHVSSNLRTLSEYSIPEINHRLRSYLKFIFVREPFERLVSAYRNKFTRSYNTAFHKRYGTKIIRRHRQEPSDKALERGDDVRFEEFVYYLLDPRTQREEPFNEHWERVHSLCHPCIVHYDVVGKYETLAEDANYILQLVGADTSVKFPSSSKTTRTTDDMTAQFFQDISPFYQRRLFNLYKMDYLLFNYSIPSYLRIR is encoded by the exons ccGCAGAAGACGGGGTTCTGAGATCCACCTGGCAGGGGAAGGCCGGTCGCAGCCCACTCCAGGCCCTGTATGAGAGTGACCAG tttgaGCAGTCCTCACTACAGGTGGTTCACCAGCAGAGGCGGGAGCTGTTGAGCAACATCTGCAACCGTTACACCCGCAAGCGGCGTCTCCTGCGGCCGGATGACTTGCGGCACTTGGTGGTGGATGACACGCATGGGCTGCTCTACTGCTACGTGCCCAAAGTGGCCTGCACTAACTGGAAGCGGGTGATGATGGTCCTGACGGGGCAAGGCAAGTACCGGGACCCACTGGAAATCCCCGCCAACGAGGCCCACGTCTCGTCCAACCTGCGCACCCTCTCCGAGTACAGCATCCCCGAGATCAACCACCGCCTGCGCAGCTACCTCAAGTTCATCTTCGTGCGGGAGCCCTTTGAGCGCCTGGTCTCGGCGTATCGCAACAAGTTCACCCGCAGCTACAACACGGCCTTCCACAAACGCTACGGGACCAAGATCATCCGGCGGCACCGGCAGGAGCCCAGCGACAAGGCCCTGGAGCGTGGGGATGACGTGCGCTTTGAGGAGTTCGTCTACTACCTGCTGGATCCACGGACGCAGCGGGAGGAGCCCTTCAACGAGCACTGGGAGCGGGTGCACTCGCTCTGCCACCCCTGCATCGTCCACTACGACGTGGTGGGCAAGTACGAGACCTTGGCTGAAGATGCCAACTACATCCTCCAGCTGGTTGGGGCCGACACGAGCGTCAAGTTCCCATCTTCATCCAAGACCACCAGGACGACAGACGACATGACAGCCCAGTTCTTCCAGGACATTAGCCCTTTCTACCAAAGGAGACTCTTTAATTTATACAAAATGGACTACTTGCTCTTCAATTACTCCATCCCCTCGTACCTCCGCATCCGatga